Proteins encoded by one window of Desulfovibrio ferrophilus:
- a CDS encoding helix-turn-helix domain-containing protein produces the protein MSGENLLGKGFRDIATEAFQDALAALAESGQIVFVREAENPYQHRQAFTTREVAKLYGVSRRTLELWRSEGRGPRYTRHGKQVLYPRAALDNFFVKQAVLTVDDDGLL, from the coding sequence ATGAGCGGTGAAAACTTATTGGGCAAAGGGTTCAGGGACATTGCTACGGAGGCATTTCAGGACGCTTTGGCTGCCCTTGCCGAGAGTGGACAGATCGTCTTCGTGCGCGAGGCGGAGAATCCGTATCAACATCGCCAAGCGTTCACGACGCGAGAGGTGGCCAAGCTCTATGGTGTGTCGCGGCGGACGCTGGAGCTGTGGCGCTCCGAGGGGCGCGGGCCTCGGTACACACGCCACGGCAAGCAAGTGTTGTATCCGCGTGCGGCGCTGGATAATTTTTTTGTGAAGCAAGCAGTGTTGACGGTGGACGATGATGGCCTGTTGTAG
- a CDS encoding pentapeptide repeat-containing protein, protein MANPKHLEILLTGVTKWNKWRDDNPHITPDLSGANLQGKNLQKVNFQDALIGKANLKNANLDDANLQGAYLAQTNLKYARLWNANLQAAELPAANLEKAEIPRSNLKNANLSCANLKGADMGSANLKRTLLMDTRVQKTNFRGAQLDEADVRNISYKQWGISRGGYRDIELGNCHGSQQFRRFAMDQDFIEEFRVHNKHWRFWLLYIPWLILCDCGRSFMLWLGWCIAAAVGFAFAYEHIGVDAFHLSNGLAWNFDTLLYYSTVTITTLGFGDVTPITAQAKHWVMAEVILGYILLGGLISIMSTKLTRRSG, encoded by the coding sequence GTGGCTAACCCCAAGCATCTCGAAATTCTTCTGACTGGCGTCACAAAATGGAATAAATGGCGGGATGACAATCCCCACATAACCCCTGATCTGAGCGGGGCGAACCTTCAGGGAAAAAACTTGCAGAAGGTTAATTTCCAAGATGCACTCATTGGAAAAGCAAACCTCAAAAATGCGAACCTTGATGATGCAAATCTTCAAGGTGCCTATCTCGCACAAACAAATCTTAAATATGCACGGCTTTGGAATGCAAACCTCCAAGCGGCAGAACTTCCAGCCGCCAACCTTGAGAAAGCAGAAATTCCTAGATCGAACCTCAAAAATGCAAATCTCTCGTGCGCAAATCTCAAGGGCGCTGATATGGGCAGCGCAAACCTCAAACGAACATTGCTCATGGATACAAGGGTTCAAAAAACTAATTTCAGGGGTGCCCAACTTGATGAAGCTGACGTCCGCAACATTTCCTACAAGCAATGGGGAATATCCCGAGGAGGATACCGAGACATCGAGCTCGGCAACTGCCACGGCAGTCAGCAATTTCGAAGATTCGCCATGGACCAAGACTTCATCGAAGAATTTCGCGTTCACAACAAACACTGGCGCTTTTGGCTTCTCTACATCCCCTGGCTGATCCTTTGCGACTGTGGGCGCTCGTTTATGCTGTGGCTGGGATGGTGCATTGCAGCGGCTGTTGGATTCGCTTTTGCGTATGAGCACATCGGTGTAGATGCCTTTCACCTGTCCAACGGTCTTGCCTGGAACTTTGACACCCTGCTCTACTACTCCACAGTCACCATCACGACTCTGGGCTTCGGCGATGTGACCCCAATTACCGCACAGGCAAAACATTGGGTTATGGCAGAGGTTATACTCGGATACATTCTGCTGGGCGGTTTGATTTCCATCATGTCCACCAAACTTACTCGCCGTAGCGGCTAA
- a CDS encoding phage regulatory CII family protein: MSLNLEKLSLYDAIQLSVSKSGKTRDEIAAEVGWAASNANRIFSSENYWPSLPTVARFCVACGNTLLLDWLHSQVRLGGLKFDPEPMDAADLVLSMGRMFRELGDVARVGERSVADNHISPDEARRLMRELYELIEEAMATLSGLQALRNAPQDG; this comes from the coding sequence ATGTCTTTGAATCTCGAAAAGCTCAGCCTGTACGACGCAATTCAACTCTCCGTGAGCAAGTCCGGCAAAACGCGCGACGAGATCGCCGCCGAGGTCGGTTGGGCGGCGTCCAACGCCAACCGCATATTCTCCTCAGAAAACTACTGGCCCAGCCTGCCAACCGTGGCGCGGTTCTGCGTGGCCTGCGGCAACACGTTGCTTTTGGATTGGCTGCATTCCCAGGTTCGTTTGGGTGGCCTCAAGTTTGATCCAGAGCCCATGGACGCGGCTGATCTGGTGCTTTCCATGGGGCGCATGTTTCGCGAACTGGGCGATGTGGCCCGCGTGGGCGAGCGCAGTGTGGCTGACAACCACATCAGCCCGGACGAGGCGCGTCGGCTCATGCGCGAATTGTATGAGCTGATTGAGGAGGCCATGGCCACGCTCTCCGGCCTGCAGGCCCTGCGCAACGCACCGCAAGACGGATAG
- a CDS encoding helix-turn-helix domain-containing protein: MVTYGLESRELARAAGVSPQMMSMIISGRRAPRERIERLVQAGVPRELLPDPREGKRSSSSSIA, encoded by the coding sequence ATGGTGACGTATGGCCTGGAATCACGCGAATTGGCTCGTGCAGCAGGTGTCAGCCCGCAGATGATGTCCATGATCATTTCTGGCCGTCGTGCTCCGCGTGAACGCATCGAGCGGCTCGTGCAGGCTGGAGTGCCTCGTGAATTGCTTCCTGATCCTCGCGAGGGGAAGCGCAGTTCCAGCTCTTCCATCGCCTGA
- a CDS encoding helix-turn-helix domain-containing protein — translation MKNSYSIGLAERLQSVISSEKIQKKKLAELGEITTQTMSDYLSGKTLPSAKALTNWIKNFELNANWVLTGEGSMFRDERGQSKDEDIETKTELGKELADIKTTLQTVGASEEEIKQALLDYVSGGRSPLKIATGTDDDSR, via the coding sequence GTGAAGAATTCTTACAGCATCGGATTAGCCGAACGATTACAATCGGTTATATCATCCGAAAAAATACAAAAAAAGAAGCTCGCAGAGCTCGGCGAGATCACGACACAAACAATGTCGGATTATCTCTCCGGGAAAACACTCCCAAGCGCTAAAGCCTTGACCAATTGGATAAAAAATTTCGAATTAAACGCTAATTGGGTCCTCACTGGTGAAGGCTCCATGTTCCGAGACGAACGGGGGCAATCCAAAGACGAAGACATTGAAACAAAGACCGAACTAGGAAAGGAGCTCGCTGATATCAAAACAACACTCCAAACAGTTGGAGCCAGCGAGGAAGAAATAAAGCAGGCGCTACTCGACTACGTTAGCGGTGGCAGATCTCCACTGAAGATTGCCACAGGCACCGACGACGATTCACGCTAA
- a CDS encoding DEAD/DEAH box helicase family protein, which produces MTENLRETIKSHYRTGISDLGKDFFSPCLSLCTEYFRSTGFFSSSALITWAEALPRITESDDIKIQLLISPCLSEDDKSALKKIIDPIDKEKYYQILVDQILVDVIEFTKNPSAPENKVRRIKILIWLIANNKLEIRFAKPSGQETDGMFHEKIGIFKYPSGDSIAFTGSANETLSGHKRNYESIDVYRSWIASETERVEIKLEQFIEAWRGNAPGLEVLTLSKKVMKLIKSYSPQSMPIDEETPPLTGATPEQPDNKWRHQDEAVSKFLLAKQGILEMATGTGKTRTAIKIITQLIKEKKINSVIITTDGVDLLDQWRKEIDSWNLKNSFNYTVLRQYEKNHEMNFFSSNPENSAIIISRGALKDLFKQLPINKRNSIAIIHDEVHGLGSPSHCKNLAGEHHQFGYRLGLSATPEREYDEEGNKFLSDEIGETIYTFKIEDAIQRGILCEFDYVALEYELTQNDKKRLQKVHSREAARRKSGNPMTRQEVWIELSKVYKTAEQKPAVFQNHIRDKNELLKSTIVFVETKEYGNKILPIIHTETSKYRTYYGDDDRSHLIEFSNGRIDCLITCHRISQGIDIKNLKNVILFSAARAKLETIQRIGRCLRTDPNNSSKRATIIDFVQGINEEKAHNTDKERYEWLSALSKTKRTE; this is translated from the coding sequence ATGACAGAAAACTTACGAGAGACAATCAAAAGCCACTACAGAACTGGTATTTCAGATTTAGGAAAAGATTTTTTCTCGCCCTGCCTTAGCTTATGCACAGAGTATTTTCGCTCCACAGGATTCTTTTCAAGCAGTGCTCTCATTACATGGGCTGAAGCACTGCCAAGAATCACCGAATCAGACGATATAAAAATTCAGCTACTTATATCTCCATGCTTAAGCGAAGACGATAAATCTGCTTTAAAAAAAATCATCGATCCTATTGATAAAGAGAAATATTATCAGATACTAGTTGACCAAATATTAGTTGATGTCATCGAGTTCACTAAGAACCCATCAGCACCTGAAAACAAGGTCCGTAGAATTAAAATATTAATATGGTTAATCGCCAATAATAAACTGGAAATACGATTCGCAAAACCATCAGGGCAAGAAACAGATGGAATGTTCCATGAAAAAATTGGAATTTTCAAATATCCATCTGGAGATTCTATTGCTTTCACCGGGTCAGCGAATGAAACACTTTCAGGACATAAAAGAAACTATGAATCAATTGATGTCTATCGAAGTTGGATAGCATCAGAAACAGAACGAGTTGAAATCAAACTTGAGCAGTTCATAGAAGCCTGGCGAGGAAATGCGCCTGGCCTTGAAGTTCTGACGCTTTCAAAAAAGGTGATGAAACTTATCAAATCATACTCGCCTCAAAGTATGCCAATTGACGAAGAAACACCGCCTTTGACAGGGGCAACCCCAGAACAACCTGACAACAAATGGCGCCACCAAGATGAGGCTGTAAGTAAATTTCTTCTTGCAAAACAAGGCATCCTGGAAATGGCGACCGGAACAGGCAAAACGCGAACTGCAATCAAAATTATAACGCAATTAATAAAAGAAAAAAAAATCAACAGCGTAATTATTACCACAGATGGAGTTGATCTTCTTGATCAATGGCGAAAAGAAATTGATTCATGGAATCTAAAAAACTCTTTCAACTACACCGTGCTCAGGCAATACGAAAAAAATCATGAGATGAACTTCTTTTCATCAAATCCAGAAAATAGCGCCATTATAATATCTCGAGGAGCACTCAAAGATTTATTTAAACAACTCCCCATCAACAAAAGAAATTCAATAGCAATAATACATGACGAAGTTCATGGCCTCGGCTCACCTAGCCATTGCAAAAATTTAGCAGGCGAGCATCACCAATTCGGCTACCGACTTGGGCTTAGCGCAACACCTGAAAGAGAATATGATGAAGAAGGGAACAAATTCTTATCTGATGAAATTGGGGAGACAATCTACACTTTTAAAATTGAAGATGCGATCCAAAGAGGAATCCTCTGTGAATTTGATTATGTCGCTTTAGAATATGAACTAACTCAGAATGATAAAAAGCGCCTACAAAAAGTACACTCAAGAGAAGCGGCAAGGCGAAAGTCAGGCAACCCAATGACCAGACAAGAAGTATGGATAGAGCTATCAAAAGTATACAAGACAGCAGAACAAAAGCCAGCAGTATTCCAAAATCATATTAGAGACAAAAATGAACTACTTAAATCTACAATAGTATTCGTCGAAACAAAAGAATATGGGAACAAAATACTTCCAATAATACATACAGAAACATCAAAGTACAGAACATACTATGGAGATGACGACAGGTCACACCTCATTGAATTCTCAAACGGAAGGATAGACTGCTTGATTACTTGCCACAGAATCTCCCAAGGAATTGACATTAAAAATCTGAAAAATGTGATTCTATTTTCTGCTGCAAGGGCAAAACTTGAGACCATTCAACGCATCGGAAGATGTTTGCGTACTGACCCAAACAATAGTTCTAAACGAGCAACAATCATAGACTTCGTACAAGGCATTAATGAAGAGAAAGCGCATAATACAGATAAGGAAAGATACGAATGGCTAAGCGCTCTCTCAAAAACCAAGAGGACAGAATAA
- the dndE gene encoding DNA sulfur modification protein DndE, translating to MNSLKLQKIPFSKDADNKLRALKSRTGITPNILCRIGFCMSLERSNYPLHVEIQEKGREINRHTLLGDYESIAVSLLKVWMDMNSAPMEELDDLFVSHMNRGVVSVFQKVKSLSDMV from the coding sequence ATGAATAGTCTGAAGTTACAAAAAATTCCATTTTCAAAAGATGCGGACAATAAGCTCCGTGCTTTGAAGTCCCGGACTGGTATAACTCCTAATATTCTCTGTAGAATAGGATTTTGTATGTCTTTGGAACGAAGTAATTATCCTTTGCATGTGGAAATTCAGGAGAAAGGTCGAGAGATTAATCGCCATACATTGCTGGGAGATTACGAGTCCATTGCTGTTTCATTGTTGAAGGTCTGGATGGATATGAATTCAGCCCCTATGGAAGAACTTGACGATTTGTTTGTTTCGCATATGAACCGTGGGGTTGTTAGCGTTTTCCAAAAGGTCAAATCACTGTCTGATATGGTTTAG
- the dndD gene encoding DNA sulfur modification protein DndD — translation MLLKKIILNNYGLYKGKKIFDLTPRMKYNKIRPVVLFGGKNGAGKTTLFDSLRLALYGKNSLGNRVSKQEYLDFLRSRIHRSPSDVVGSSNASVALEFDYVSMGLTDTYFVERSWAIGNGKGILEHLRIEKNGEKLEGVTADFWQGFVEDIIPERLSTLFFFDGEKKIQDIAQDGVGNKALAESIRSLLGLDIVERLKSDLGIYRSREVKKVASQSCVAQLATLESERFSFEEGLSNIIEKLGEVRKDIDMIEGAVRRKESQLHSEGHVFARQRESLIVRKSELATSIEEIQKAIREECEEVFPFSFCPTVAKKLVVQIENEVDQRRLRIVGDELKNIELELLRSLEGFGGEGVQVPAIVSSVIEGRLNAIHSGVESQEFLGLSESESQHVLSWLSAAEKDSRPRMQRLAQRLEEVVRELQKVDREIAKSPSDSVLNPIMEELAGLNQRLGMKEREYHVLEDQKRIIKNKISETNRLYERLVKREQDELAAGERVEMVARIQNGLDEYIDKLTRAKIEELKTTVASCFNSLSRKGDLIREIDIDPETFGVTLLDRYGNSLPKEELSSGEKQMYAVAMLWALTKASGRALPVIIDTPLGRLDSDHRRKLIQNYFPKASEQVIILSTDTEVDQDWYNELSPSISHCYHLKYDSDSNQTIVSNEYFWRG, via the coding sequence ATGCTGCTGAAAAAAATAATTCTTAATAATTATGGCTTATATAAAGGGAAAAAGATTTTCGATCTGACTCCGAGGATGAAGTATAATAAAATTCGGCCTGTTGTTTTGTTCGGAGGAAAAAACGGTGCAGGAAAAACGACTCTATTCGATTCGCTTCGCTTGGCGTTATACGGAAAAAACTCTTTAGGTAATAGGGTGAGTAAGCAGGAGTATTTAGATTTTTTGCGAAGCAGAATTCATCGTTCGCCTAGCGATGTCGTTGGTTCTTCAAACGCGTCAGTTGCTTTGGAGTTTGATTATGTCTCAATGGGGTTGACAGACACTTATTTTGTAGAGCGATCTTGGGCGATTGGAAATGGAAAAGGCATTTTAGAGCATCTGCGGATTGAGAAAAATGGGGAGAAGTTGGAGGGTGTTACTGCTGATTTTTGGCAAGGTTTTGTCGAGGATATTATCCCTGAACGGCTGTCCACGTTGTTCTTTTTTGATGGTGAAAAGAAAATTCAAGATATTGCCCAAGATGGCGTGGGTAATAAAGCTCTTGCAGAATCTATTCGAAGTCTTCTTGGTTTGGATATTGTTGAGAGATTAAAGTCTGACCTTGGAATTTATAGGTCCCGCGAAGTTAAAAAGGTCGCTAGCCAAAGCTGCGTCGCGCAACTGGCTACTCTTGAGAGTGAGCGTTTTAGTTTTGAGGAAGGTCTTTCCAATATTATCGAAAAGCTTGGTGAGGTTCGTAAGGATATAGACATGATCGAAGGAGCTGTTCGGAGGAAAGAAAGTCAGCTCCATAGCGAAGGTCACGTTTTTGCTCGGCAGCGAGAATCGTTAATAGTACGAAAATCAGAGTTGGCTACTTCTATAGAAGAAATACAGAAAGCTATTCGTGAAGAATGCGAAGAGGTATTTCCTTTTTCATTTTGCCCAACAGTCGCAAAAAAACTCGTAGTGCAAATTGAGAACGAAGTTGACCAAAGGCGACTAAGGATTGTTGGGGATGAACTGAAAAATATTGAGTTAGAGTTGCTGAGATCCCTGGAAGGGTTTGGTGGTGAAGGTGTTCAGGTCCCAGCGATAGTTTCGAGCGTTATTGAAGGGCGATTAAATGCGATTCATTCAGGTGTTGAGTCCCAGGAGTTCTTGGGGCTTTCTGAGTCAGAGTCTCAACATGTATTATCCTGGTTAAGTGCTGCCGAGAAAGATTCGAGGCCGAGAATGCAACGGCTTGCTCAACGTTTGGAAGAGGTAGTTCGGGAATTGCAAAAAGTTGACCGAGAGATTGCCAAATCCCCGAGTGACTCAGTGCTCAACCCAATTATGGAAGAGTTGGCTGGGTTGAACCAGCGCCTAGGGATGAAAGAGCGCGAATATCATGTTCTCGAGGATCAAAAGCGAATTATTAAGAATAAAATTTCTGAAACAAATCGATTGTATGAACGTTTGGTAAAACGCGAACAAGATGAGTTAGCTGCCGGTGAACGAGTTGAGATGGTGGCGCGTATTCAGAATGGCCTAGATGAATATATTGATAAGCTAACCAGGGCGAAAATTGAGGAATTAAAGACTACCGTCGCTTCATGCTTTAATTCGTTAAGCCGCAAGGGAGATTTGATTCGAGAGATTGATATTGATCCTGAGACGTTTGGGGTGACGCTTTTAGATCGTTATGGAAATTCTTTGCCTAAGGAAGAGCTCAGTTCTGGTGAAAAGCAAATGTACGCAGTTGCAATGCTCTGGGCACTTACAAAGGCTTCAGGCAGGGCGTTGCCTGTGATTATTGATACTCCCCTCGGGCGGCTCGATAGCGATCATCGTAGGAAGCTGATTCAAAATTATTTTCCTAAAGCTTCTGAGCAAGTGATAATTCTATCTACCGATACTGAAGTTGATCAGGATTGGTATAATGAGCTTAGTCCGAGTATTTCACATTGTTATCATTTGAAATATGACTCAGATAGTAATCAGACAATTGTCTCTAACGAATATTTTTGGCGAGGATGA
- the dndC gene encoding DNA phosphorothioation system sulfurtransferase DndC produces the protein MLPEESNITRDKIDLICATIQDLYTADDRPWIIGFSGGKDSTTVLHLIWMALSQLSLSKLKKKIYCISSDTYVEMPLIEKYLHSKIDHLNRSAALSEIPIEAYTVTPDVDETFWVNLIGRGYPAPYRNFRWCTDRMKIKPTSRFIKDKIAVHGDVVIALGVRRDESSARASSMQAERTTEDGKKIGRKIISKYVSQHKDLPSASVFSPIEDWTTEEVWEFLDKHDAPWGGDHSELKILYRNAQKADDDGEDELAEKTFGNSRFGCWTCTVVQNDISMEATVLKEGNAWMMPLLKFRDWLTTTQDPEKKGDIREFRRRTGNVQTWTDADGKKSIIWGPYTFQFRKIILRKLLQAQTQARLLKGDLELELIRRDELLAIRQLWRCEEGDWGDSFKQIYKDEVGVDLDAPRDDWSGMGVTEHNILRDVCEKHELPVGLLTDLFAMEQRYNGMSRRSKIFDNVHSILKKDWRTRDEVFAEIARQNSEQQTGIGDLVHAAEKNNS, from the coding sequence ATGCTGCCGGAAGAAAGTAATATTACTCGTGATAAAATAGATTTGATATGTGCCACAATACAAGATTTATATACTGCTGATGATAGGCCTTGGATTATCGGTTTTAGTGGGGGTAAAGACTCGACTACAGTGTTGCATTTGATATGGATGGCACTGTCTCAGCTGTCTTTATCTAAATTGAAAAAGAAAATATATTGCATATCTTCTGATACATATGTTGAGATGCCGTTAATAGAGAAATATCTGCATAGTAAGATTGATCATTTGAACCGTTCTGCTGCTTTATCTGAAATCCCTATCGAAGCTTATACGGTGACCCCTGATGTAGATGAAACATTTTGGGTTAACCTGATTGGACGTGGGTATCCTGCGCCATATCGCAATTTTCGTTGGTGTACAGATCGAATGAAAATTAAACCGACAAGCAGGTTTATCAAAGATAAGATTGCAGTACATGGGGACGTCGTAATAGCTCTTGGTGTAAGGAGAGATGAAAGTTCAGCTCGTGCAAGCAGCATGCAAGCAGAAAGAACGACAGAAGATGGTAAGAAAATTGGTCGAAAAATTATATCAAAATATGTTTCACAACATAAAGATTTGCCAAGTGCATCTGTTTTTTCTCCAATTGAAGATTGGACGACAGAAGAAGTCTGGGAATTCTTAGATAAGCACGATGCTCCTTGGGGTGGTGATCATAGCGAGCTTAAGATTCTTTATCGTAATGCTCAAAAGGCTGATGATGATGGAGAAGACGAACTTGCCGAAAAAACATTTGGGAATAGTAGATTTGGCTGTTGGACATGCACCGTCGTCCAAAATGATATTTCGATGGAAGCTACTGTTTTGAAAGAGGGCAATGCATGGATGATGCCCCTGCTGAAGTTCCGAGATTGGCTGACCACTACACAAGACCCGGAGAAGAAAGGGGATATACGTGAGTTTAGGCGGCGTACTGGGAATGTTCAGACATGGACGGATGCTGACGGTAAAAAATCCATTATTTGGGGACCATATACATTCCAATTTCGAAAAATAATTTTACGGAAATTATTGCAGGCCCAAACTCAGGCTCGACTGCTTAAAGGCGATCTTGAGTTGGAGCTTATACGCCGAGACGAGCTTTTGGCCATCCGCCAGCTGTGGCGTTGCGAGGAAGGAGATTGGGGTGATTCCTTCAAGCAGATTTATAAGGATGAAGTGGGCGTTGATCTCGATGCACCAAGAGATGATTGGTCAGGAATGGGAGTGACGGAGCACAATATTCTGCGTGATGTGTGTGAGAAGCATGAATTGCCAGTTGGCCTTTTAACTGACCTTTTTGCCATGGAACAAAGATACAATGGCATGAGCCGAAGATCGAAAATCTTTGATAATGTTCATTCGATTTTGAAGAAAGACTGGCGAACTCGAGATGAGGTATTCGCTGAAATCGCAAGGCAAAATTCTGAGCAACAAACCGGCATAGGGGATCTCGTACATGCTGCTGAAAAAAATAATTCTTAA
- the dndB gene encoding DNA sulfur modification protein DndB, with protein sequence MKNTSASEFVYSFPAIRGIQAKREYYITMCPLKLVPRLFKFVEEDLPPELRAQRSINRQRIPAIAQYIVKNIESYAFSSLTVSIDGEVSFEPFGDDVVGRKQGVLTIPMEARFLINDGQHRRAAIEEALQICPELGEETISVVFFVDAGLERSQQMFADLNRYAVRTTRSLGILYDHRDPMARLVTKLVANVPVFIGMTEKAKTTISNRSRKLFTLSSIYQATKRLLQKRKDEKITRAEEKLAQDFWREVSRCVPDWLLAVQRKVSPSELRTEYIHAHGIALQALAIAGSDLIVRCPDTWKERLPRLEKVDWSRSNLALWEGRAMIGGRLSKANNNVMLTANVLKKSLGLPLNSIELELEEKYAAGRK encoded by the coding sequence ATGAAAAACACATCCGCTTCTGAATTTGTCTATTCATTCCCTGCTATTCGTGGAATTCAGGCAAAAAGAGAATATTATATCACAATGTGCCCTCTTAAGCTTGTTCCTCGGCTGTTCAAGTTTGTCGAGGAAGACTTGCCTCCTGAATTAAGGGCGCAGCGTAGCATCAACAGGCAGAGAATCCCTGCGATTGCCCAATATATTGTGAAAAATATTGAAAGTTATGCCTTTTCATCTCTTACGGTTTCAATTGACGGAGAGGTGAGTTTTGAACCGTTTGGCGATGATGTTGTAGGAAGAAAACAAGGAGTGCTGACCATACCCATGGAGGCTAGGTTTTTGATCAACGATGGTCAGCATCGTCGAGCCGCTATTGAAGAAGCTCTGCAAATTTGTCCTGAGCTGGGGGAAGAAACCATATCCGTTGTGTTTTTTGTTGACGCAGGGTTGGAACGAAGTCAGCAGATGTTTGCTGATTTGAATAGATATGCGGTGAGGACTACTCGTTCTTTGGGCATTTTGTATGATCACCGGGACCCTATGGCTCGTTTGGTAACTAAGCTAGTTGCGAATGTCCCTGTATTTATCGGGATGACCGAAAAGGCGAAGACCACGATTTCCAATCGCTCTCGAAAGCTATTCACTTTGAGTAGTATCTACCAGGCAACGAAGCGACTGCTACAAAAAAGAAAAGATGAAAAAATTACACGAGCCGAAGAGAAGCTAGCTCAGGATTTTTGGCGTGAAGTCTCCAGATGTGTTCCAGATTGGCTCCTTGCCGTTCAGCGCAAAGTGAGTCCTTCAGAGCTTAGAACTGAGTATATTCATGCACATGGGATTGCCTTGCAGGCACTTGCTATTGCAGGTTCTGATCTCATTGTTCGCTGTCCGGATACCTGGAAGGAGCGTCTCCCTAGGTTGGAAAAAGTTGATTGGTCCAGGAGTAATCTTGCCCTCTGGGAAGGTCGAGCAATGATCGGTGGTAGGCTTAGTAAGGCAAATAATAACGTCATGCTAACTGCGAATGTATTGAAAAAAAGTTTAGGACTTCCGCTTAACTCCATAGAACTTGAGCTTGAGGAAAAGTATGCTGCCGGAAGAAAGTAA
- a CDS encoding contractile injection system protein, VgrG/Pvc8 family — protein sequence MEAKLHKPAFRIVANGDDITASIRKRFISLSITDEAGMQSDSLSLVLDDSPPHIRLPSQGAELRVWLGYEPSVRFMGLYVVDEIGLILSPARMTIKAAGAPFEKSTAYRELQTQQTRSWTPRTVRELVEAIASEHGLTPAVGPEIGQITLPHVDQINESNMHLLTRLAMDLDAVAKANGGSLIFVKKGLGQTASGKELERITLTSEDVTSCSVTISGRQNYNTVVATWRDVDAAKDVEECAGEGEPMFRLRHVFPTKAAAQQAARAKLGAFQRGKANISLSLPGRPGIMAESRLVLGGGFREGIAGELSVTRVVHNLGSGGLTVSVDGEVI from the coding sequence ATGGAAGCGAAACTGCACAAGCCCGCGTTCCGCATTGTGGCCAATGGCGACGACATCACCGCGTCCATTCGCAAGCGGTTTATTTCGCTATCCATCACTGATGAGGCCGGGATGCAGTCCGACAGTCTGTCGCTGGTCCTGGACGACTCTCCGCCGCACATCAGGCTTCCGTCCCAGGGGGCGGAGCTGCGCGTCTGGCTTGGCTATGAGCCTTCGGTCCGGTTCATGGGGCTGTATGTGGTAGATGAGATCGGGCTGATCCTGTCGCCGGCACGCATGACCATCAAGGCGGCGGGTGCGCCCTTTGAGAAGAGCACGGCTTACCGAGAGTTGCAAACGCAGCAAACGCGGTCCTGGACGCCGCGCACCGTGCGAGAATTGGTGGAAGCGATTGCCTCCGAGCATGGCCTGACGCCTGCGGTTGGTCCGGAGATCGGGCAGATCACGCTACCGCACGTGGACCAGATCAATGAATCAAACATGCACCTGCTGACGCGCCTGGCCATGGACCTGGACGCCGTGGCCAAGGCCAATGGTGGTAGCCTGATCTTTGTGAAAAAGGGGCTTGGCCAGACCGCCTCGGGTAAGGAGCTGGAGCGGATCACGCTCACGTCTGAGGACGTCACCAGCTGCAGCGTGACCATCTCGGGCCGTCAGAACTACAATACCGTCGTGGCCACCTGGCGCGATGTGGACGCAGCGAAGGATGTGGAAGAGTGCGCAGGTGAGGGCGAACCCATGTTTCGGCTTCGCCATGTATTCCCAACCAAGGCCGCTGCTCAGCAGGCTGCCCGGGCGAAGCTTGGGGCCTTCCAACGTGGCAAGGCGAACATCTCCTTGAGCCTACCCGGTCGCCCCGGGATTATGGCGGAGAGCCGCCTTGTCCTTGGTGGTGGCTTCCGCGAGGGCATCGCCGGGGAATTGAGCGTGACGCGGGTGGTTCACAACCTGGGGAGTGGGGGACTGACGGTGTCTGTGGATGGAGAGGTAATATGA
- a CDS encoding tail protein X → MLRYRSKDGDMIDDICHRHYGRTDGTVEAVLKANQGLADLGPVLEAGVIINLPDLPDPEPEKGTSLWD, encoded by the coding sequence ATGCTCCGCTATCGCAGCAAGGACGGCGACATGATCGACGACATCTGCCACAGGCACTATGGCCGCACGGATGGCACGGTCGAGGCCGTATTGAAAGCCAACCAAGGGCTGGCGGACTTGGGGCCGGTGCTGGAGGCGGGTGTGATCATCAATCTGCCTGATTTGCCCGATCCGGAGCCGGAGAAGGGCACAAGCCTTTGGGATTAG